The following are from one region of the Capsicum annuum cultivar UCD-10X-F1 chromosome 1, UCD10Xv1.1, whole genome shotgun sequence genome:
- the LOC107873227 gene encoding uncharacterized protein LOC107873227 — MGLVFEIQAGEVWGVVRNNIGGWVRGFAKAFSWTTNNHMEILALRKGLQMVEDHNLIPVDINIDSMEMISLLSSGNPLYNAIIDNCRLKLNRLRNLGVFHCYKEQNGVADALTKWGASEDIQLETTFFVVPPMCAHQAV, encoded by the coding sequence ATGGGTCTTGTCTTTGAAATCCAGGCAGGGGAGGTATGGGGGGTTGTTCGAAACAACATTGGTGGTTGGGTAAGGGGCTTTGCGAAGGCCTTTTCTTGGACCACCAACAACCACATGGAAATTCTGGCCCTTAGAAAAGGTCTTCAAATGGTTGAGGACCATAATCTGATCCCCGTTGATATAAACATTGATTCCATGGAAATGATATCTCTGCTATCTTCTGGTAATCCTCTATATAATGCTATTATTGATAATTGCAGGTTAAAACTAAACAGGCTAAGAAATTTGGGGGTGTTCCATTGTTATAAGGAGCAAAATGGAGTGGCAGATGCATTGACTAAATGGGGTGCTTCTGAGGATATCCAATTAGAGACCACCTTTTTTGTAGTTCCACCGATGTGTGCCCATCAGGCTGTATGA